From the Colletotrichum lupini chromosome 1, complete sequence genome, the window GGGCTGCAGCCGGGGCAGGGGAGCTGGACCAGCCAAATCCGCCGAAGCCGCTGTTGGACGGCTGCTTCTGGTGCGCAGCGGGCGCGGGTGCCGCTGCGGGCTTGGAGTCGAAGAAGCTTCCGCCGCTGAGACCTCCAAAAGCGCTTGATGACGATGCAGGCGGTGGTGATCTCATGCTGCTCACCGGGCTTGACAGGCTCGCGAACGGGTCTGCCGCGGCAGGCTTGGGGCTGGTGGTGTTGTTGGAGAAGCTGAGGCTGCTGAAAGCGTCATTCATGCCTCCAAAggactgctgctgctgatgaCCAAAGGTGGGCGAGGGCATGCCGCCGAATGCGCCGCCTTGAGCCTGGGGCgcttgttgctgctgctggggtTGCGGTCGCGGGGCAGAGGCGTACAGGGACAGAATGGACTGCTTGAGGTCTGGCCTGGAGGGGCCTCCCATTCCACCGGTGTTGCTGGTGCTGGCTGGCCGAGGGGGGGCGGCGGGCTCGCCAAAGAAGTCCAAGCCCAGGAGAGAATCCTTGGTGCTCGTGGCCTTGGGAGGAGCGGGATCGGATTTCGGGGGTACCTTGCCGGGCTGGGGGCCGGCGGTGCTCGCTCTGGGGATGGGATCATCGCCGCCGATAAGATCGATTTGCGGCTGCGGGGCAGCGACGTTTCTTGGGGGCGCGGCGGACTTGCCGACCGAACTCTTGCGAACCGATTCTCTGCGCTCGACATTCTGCTTCTCCTTAACCAGGCTCAAGGGTACATCGTCGTCACCGTCTACGTCGAGGCTGGCGGGGTCGGGAATGGGGCCGTCCATTGTCCACCTCTTGAGCTCGTACTTGGTGCGGATAAAGTTCTCAATCTTGGATTCCGAGGGAACGTGGCCGGGCGCCAGCTTGGCCTCCCAATATTTGTTCGCGCGCGCATTGCCCCAGCTGAGGATGCTTCGGAGCTGCTCGTCGGTCCAGGAGTCGAGATCGACAGACTTGACTCTGCTAATGTGCGTACCCATGCCACGGTGAATGCCTGAACACCGGATGCAGATAAAGACACCGAGGTTCCAGCTGGCCCATCGCGGGTCTGCAATCATGACACAGTCAGCGGGAATCCCAGATTGAATCAAGATCGAATTGCCTGAAACTTACGCTTGTTCTTTTTGCAATCGGAGCATACTTTGTTGCACTCCAGTTTCAAGAGGCTCTTGATGGTCTGCTGGTTTTGGGCCGCTCTCTCGGCGGCGGGATTGGGCGGTCTTCTAGACATGGTGGCCTTTGATCGTTTTGTGGGAGGTGGACGGCGGGAGGTGATGGAGGGAGATTGAAGCAACGATTCGACGAATGGCTCTTATTTCGTCGTGGCGGCAGGTGTAGTCGGAGAAAAGGGGACGCAGCGCAGGATCGCAAAGTTGACAACCTGGACCTTGAATGTCGTGGGCCTGGGATTGATATTATGAATTGCCTACAGACTCCACGCGGCGCTGATACCGGCCAGGTAAGGGGCAACTGGGGTCGAGACCGTAGAATTCGTCCCTGCCTAAGGCAGTGATGACGGCAGTGGAGGTGGGGTCCTCAGACTGTGGTGACATGCTTTGGCAGGTGCCTGCGGTTCAGTGGCAGGTGCCCATACATTGCAAGTCGGTTGCGTCTAAGTCATGTATTCTTGGGCCTCCGTAGCTAAGTCTTCATTCAATGCATCCTCCACGGCCGAAGCCCGGTCATTGCATCCTCTCATGAGATTGTTCGTTTTCTTTCAGATATGGAGGATCTCAGTAGTCTAACGAGACAGTGGGAGTATCCACTGATACTGTGTGTTAACACTGTGTAGCtgatatcgagaatcgcccgagcagccagcaacggtagaaataaaaacaAATGGAGAATCTCACTGGTGCAAATCATCACCGTAGTACAATATCTAATTACCTGAGTACGTCGCGAAGACTTGGCCTAGAGCATTCTTGCACTAGGTCCATGTGAAGAGAGTTTAGAAGAGAGAACGTGATGCGTGGAAGAAGTAAAAGATAAGAGATCTAACGTTTGACTCGTTTCTATCATCCAGAACTGGCAAGTTCTTGATGCCACTCTGTTGCAATTCGATGGGCTATTACCTCGATCACCTCCAATATGTCGGAATCATGTAGGTTTTAGGGTAGGCAGTCGAGGACTTGCTGCTTCCGCCGTCGAGCTTTAGTAGCTGCCTAAATGCAGGATGACGGAAAGTGCAATTGAAATGGTTGTTGAAGCCATCTGGCCATTGCTAGCTTACATGCAAACTACTATATGGACACATACTCCTCTACTCAGATGGTGTGGTCAATGGGAAGACGAGCACTTGGGACTTGAGCGTGGTAGAGCCGACTGAAGACCGCTTCAACTAGCAGAAGCCTTgcccacacacacacacacacacacacacatgtATTCTCTCTCCCACATAAATGAATGCTGGCGTGCGGAGTAGCATGTAAGTTTCTAGTCAGTCTTCCGTCAATAATAGCAGTTTGACCTGTAGGGTTAGAGGCCGCCCTTACGACCGACATCAGGATTAGCAGAATGAGTACATCTTCCGGAATGAACAGGTTCTTTCCAGACCATCCAGGTTTCCCTGGTTCTCTCGCGAGAATATGATGGCTTCACCACTACCCTGATGGACCATCCAACGGCAAGGGCGCCAGCAGATCTCGTCTCGGACCTGCAACAGCACCCAAGATCACCGCCTTCTGCCACGTCGTGTGGGTTGCAGTCCGCCTGGAAGCTCAGCGCTCCTCCAATCGAGGATACGTCGGCAGCGCTTGCTCCAAGCAGCATGGATGGCTGCAAACATGTCGCAGAGCGAAAAAGGCCGGAGCATGTAAACCGCCCAGTAAAGTTGCGGGGGCGGGACGCCGGTGCATTAGCTGAACGTGGGGGAAGTGAGGGGTCGCTCGTCCGCGACTTGGACTCGCACCTTAATCCGTCGCATCTTGAGGCCTCTCGAACAGATCCTCTCTTTGCCGTAGGCAGGATGTCTTTCGCGTCCGCGTATGTTTGACCTGCGGCGTCACATCCCGCATCGGACATCCAGCTAAGCACATGCCATTAGCTGAGCCAATTTGTCTCGAGGGTGGAGGGGCGCGATATCGCTTTCCGTCTATCTCGGAGTGTCGTCCCTGGAGAGCCGGCCCAAACGTGCAACCTTCCACCCGTCGTGGCAACTTCGACATCGGACGTAGCTAACAACGCAATGCGGGGGATACTTGATTGGTATATAACCTTTGTCGGCCGTCGCGTTTGTGTACTTGTTTGTTGTGTTCAAAATCTCTCGCTCCGACCTTAGGCTTTCTGAAATAGTCGGCTGCTTCCCATCCTTTTCTTAAACGTTCGCGCCCACTTGAACCATCCTTTGCTCAATATTGTCCCTCCGTCATGGCTCCTTCTGCAATCGAGAAGATCACGTCGACGGTGTCCTCCTTCGCGTCTGATAGACTCCGCATCCTTGTTCCTGAGAAGGTTTCCTCAGATGGTCTTGCACTCCTGAAAGACAAATACGATGTTGACAACCGCGCGGGGTTGTCTCCCGAAGAGCTCATCGAAGCGATTCCCAACTACCACGCACTGATTGTACGGTCCGAGACGAAGGTGAATGCGGATGTACTTGCTGCTGGCAGAAAGCTCCGCGTCGTTGCACGAGCCGGCGTGGGCGTGGACAACATTGACGTCCACGCAGCAACAAATCAGGGTATCATTGTCGTCAACTCGCCTTCTGGCAACATCGTTGCCGCTGCTGAGCACACGATTGCCCTTCTCCTCGCCACGGCTCGCAATGTCGGCCGCGCAGATACCACAATGAAGGATGGAAAGTGGGAGAGAGGCAAGCTTGTTGGTGTCGAAGTTGGCAACAAGACCCTCGGTATTATCGGCCTCGGCAAGGTGGGAATGAAGGTTGCCCGAATGGCCATAGGCCTCGGCATGAAAGTGAAGGCGGTTGATCCGTATGCCAGTGCAGAGATTGCCGGCCAGGCCAACGTCGAGCTGGTAGCTGATCTCAAGAGTCTATTGCCGATTGTAGACTTCTTGACCATTCACACTCCGCTGATGGCAAGTACACTCGACTTGCTGAAAGAGGAGGAGTTCCAGCAAATGAAGAAGACTGCTAGAGTCCTCAATGTTGCGAGAGGCGGCGTGTACAACGAAGCAGCGCTTCTTCGTGCGTTGGATGCGGGATGGATCGCCGGAGCTGGTCTCGATGTATTCACGGCAGAGCCACCAGGCGCCGAGTCGACAGCGTCTCAGCTGACCCGGCACCCCAAGGTGGTCGCCACCCCTCACCTGGGAGCCTCTACTGTCGAGGCTCAAGAGAACGTTTCGATGGACGTCTGTACGCAGGTGGCCGAGATCCTCCGCGGTGGATTGCCAACAGCAGCCGTCAATGCACCGTTGATCATGCCGGAGGAGTATCGCAAGTTGCAACCGTTTGTGCGTCTTATCGAAAAGATGGGCGGGCTCTATACGCAGCACTTTGTCGGTAGTCGAGGGGGTATGATTGGTGGCCGGAAGTTCGAGCTCATCTATCAGGGCGACCTGGCGGGCATCTCCAATACACGACCGTTGTACGCCGCGCTGGTAAAGGGGCTTGTTTCATCCATCAGCGACTCAGGCGGCCGAGATGTCAACATCGTGAACGCCAGCCTGACGGCTAAGGAGAAAGGCATCATCATCAGCGAGACGCACAGCGGGGAAGCGAAGAACGCAGTGTATGCCAGCTTGGTGACGCTCCGCTCACACGGCGCAGATGGCGAGCAGGTCATCGAGGGATACGTGTCGGGGCAGAGCATCTACATCTCGAAGCTAGACCGATTCAGCGCAACTTTCCAGCCGCACGGAACGATGTTGGTGCTGCACAACTATGACGAGCCGGGCAAGATTGGCGGTGTCGGTATGGTGCTGGGCCAGCATGGGATCAATATCACCTTCATGCAGGTGGCCAGCTTGGACGGCGAGGAGAGGAAGGCAGAAGGAGGCAATGAGGCATTGATGATACTGGGCGTAAGAGGAGAGATAAGCGGTAAAGTGGTGGATGGCTTGCAGCGAGAAGAGGGTATCTTGAACGTGAGCTTGGTAAGGTTGTGAGGATAAGATATCCCAATAGGCTTCCCTGGGGATTCGTAAGGTAGATGATGAATCCAAGACGAGTGGATTCCACTTCACGTGCTTCATAGTCGTTTCTCTGCGAGACGTGGGCAAGAGCGAAGGTGGCCACTGGCCCCCCACGAGTTCGTGGAGCTTGGCAACATTTGTGATCTTATTGGCGAGTGGCAGAGCTCAAGGGGAAGGTGGCATGAGGTAAATAACTGGGTACTCATCATTGTTATCGCAACACTAGTGGGCGGACATTTAGTGCCTAACGAGATCATTGACAATCTGAATATTTAAGGTTTGGCAATTCTATCACCAGATGCATGAGAGGCACGAGATCTCTTACCATATTTTGACACTGGCAGCTGAATAAACATCTTTACGTTTGGCTGTAAGAGTTCGGGTATCGGTAGCGAAGAAGGACCGTTCACTCGTTGCCACACTACACAGCCACAGGCTGTGTGCCACAACTGGTAGCGACCAGCCACAACTATACATAGGGGCTTCTGCTCACATTACCTAGAAGAATCAACCACTACTTAACACATTATATTAACCCTACTTTTACCCTTAGTAATGTAGTagcataacttataatacgaCCTAATACTaggaatttcttttttattaacttattataactaagatttaatttactaaataatccttATTCTATtcctataaaaatataactaataatagctaagctAAAAGCTAGATAACTATTACgtttctatattaataatacgaattacCCCTACGTAACGAGACTTATAAACGCTAACTAACGttacgtaatataagtattataataagctaactaaattattaatactcgcGCTAATAAAGTCGAGCTAGACTACCTTATCGAATTTTTAGAATTAATACGAGGAGTTAATAcggtaatttaataaatttatattataaagttcgattactaattaacgttaTTTAACGATACTTATCTAACGACTCCTACTTAaccgtaattattacttaccgcacttttagtactagtagtaatacgtattattaatttaggtaattacctcgatttaaaaagtcttattattaacctaagtAACTACTACCTACGCCcttctttacttagtaattacgataagttaatagagctttttagaatagtaaatagtaatataaataataataatattacggctagctagtcgtaataagtatattaataaaggttaaggctacgagtactaaataaataatattatagttataaatagcttccctaaagctatatttataaattataaaataaataaagctttagtaattaatcgtagtcttattaaagggggtttttaaaaaaaatagttaaaaataattataaaatttaatactaagttaattactaaagaagctatagaagtttatttttaagcttagcttaagtctatattatttataagtctcgtttttaaatatattttttataatatctttatttattattatttaatagtttactaaacggttatttatcttatttatttataattatttattttatttatttataagcgttcgttctttattttattatatagtcgtagttacgtaacttatttatagttcttccGTCCCGAGAGGAGTTATTTCAAgtccgtacttttatatatataatataatagctactataggtcttatagggcgaggccctagccttattatatatattaggttataatattagcttctttttttaaaagtctagTCCTCTAGGCCTATAAATAAGTCGTCTATTCTTAAGTTAgggaattattaaatacttttttaaaatatactaatacgatattaagttaaattaaaaaatcgAAATCTTAAATAGCTACGTCTCGctataaattattacgtattattcgTTTCTTTAACGagggtattaaaataatattctatTCGAATTATTATTCGCAGGGTATCCGTTATTTAGTTcttcttaactttaatatttacgaaatatattattatttaagtatttcgtataatacttttattaatactatttatattcgtaagtattatagttctattttattaaatctagttaattaagtatagttaattaattagtaataaagtctaattattttaattataaaaaaaaaataaaagagtcgtagttttataaaaaagctatagagttataaaaaaagagctaagttttattaataagcttaggctaagttaaataagtcgttatttaagttagaacgtcttcgtttttaaaaataaatagtatttaaaaaaagtcgagttatattaaaagagtttcttaaggattttaaaaatacttctttAGTAGCTTAGgaagtataggttaataatatttttagggTCGTTAACTAAGACGCCGTAATAGCTAGGAAttctagttttaattttaattttaatattccttaaaaagctattaagagtTCCGGAGGTTCGTAATAAGTTCCtatatattttctttatatccgtaatttttctatttaataaggaattCTCGTATTTTATtcctaactttataattaataattcgttcAATTTCGtactttaattagtttagtttaataataatataatcttttaatataaactttttaatataagctcgagtagtaaaatataaaaaacggaataatattatatcgtatttaataatcttaattcgtaattaattaataagatctttttaataatttcgaaaggtctaagctttttataatttaatttattacttagttatttcgttttaatattataataaaagagataagtactatcccccttttctaaaaatagtcctctaatccttaatttatttacgttttttttatatattattatataaactcgaggtttattaatacttatttataaattcctttaagtttatttacgtttactatagctcttatagcttatagtcgttattatacttctctatatattattaactagaatctatagttaaagtaaaatagacattctcttatacttttattaactatactattatatacgaactaGGTTATTgataaaagtactacttaattatcttaatcgtagtttatataataataaaagtatatttcgAGGATCTagttaatcctttttatttatttatcggtttataagtaaaataatattaatagtttataattcatactaagttacgaaattagagatttttaaaactttaaagtaaatagtttatctttattagaaataactttttttaataaaccgtagtttagaaatataactttaataaatacgtatattaggTTTTTTACGGTACTAGAGTttctataaaaaataaagtaagtaaacttagtaagtcgatcgattataactaaaatactattatactatactttaataaatagttctttaaactttagtaatttaataataaagttttatataattaattactatacctttattaataattatagtagttatagcTCGCCGTaaggtttatataagttatttttactttttttataagtcgcatagtccttaattatttttataattttagtatatatagcggatttattataatactagcgaattcgtttttacgttttaataattccttagtaattatataccggtatattataaatgtttataataagcttagaggTTATTTCTCtagttaagttagtattaatccttctaactattataaaaagctttataattaatataaggctactatccttctcttatttaagaataacttatatttttttaaagacCATAACTTCGTAGTTaggtcttttattaagagcgtttactttattattttttaaactcttttaataaataattcggaagttaaatttaaataggaattcgctctatctaacttattatttatttaggttcttattgattataaagtttataaagcttttatagtttatataaactataacttcgtacttagttctaaataattatagtctctatttttaaaatacttcgaTAATCGCtattagttctttattatagatttactaatttgattctattttataaaatgcTTTAGaatagaaataatataaataaaactctTTTTACTTATCTTATTATCTTAAGACTACTcctataataaaatccgaAGCGTTAgtcttaactttaaaaagtttttaaaagtctaggattataataactagtttagaaACGACTATgttcttaattttaataaatacttctttatacttaggatcTTAAACGAATAgggtatctttttatattaagttatcaagaggtttaattatattaatatagtctttaaagaattattaataaaaattaataaatcctaAGAATCCTTATACGtccttaacgttttatagTATAGGCTAGTCcctaactattttttttttaatatttatatatagatttatcttagtataataatatatttaaagaagtttactttttatatatagaacttatacttaaagggtttaatatataacttagcgttttaaagtttttaaaatactatataaatatgttttttatatattttttaaagttagggGAGaagataaaaatattattaatataaataataataaagatattaacgtactcccggagtacgtagttaattattatttaaaaaattaccGGAGTATTAGTAAGTCCGAAGGGTATaacgaagtacttaaaaagtcctctatgagtttagaatactattttctattcgtctctttttttaatccgaatttagttaaatacttctttaagatctataataataaactaattagttttataaaatagatctctaagcttagtaataaatagtaaaagatagtaattcttttttataatttcgttaagtcttttatagttaataactagtttttatttctttactctttttttaatatcaaaaataagagtaatcttataaaagaattcgATAGTTAAACAAGTCTTTTCTTAAgtttcttataaatatatttattaaaatattcctattctttttaatttattaaatatattaaaaagaacctaggttatattctttttttaagttcgacttttatatcctagttattatattttaataatcctatttctttaagctctataaatagttttatatatatttagtactcTTTAGGTATAATTTAGAGTCGTTACAATCCCTAAtcgttagtactaattataaacttcctagagctttttattattttaataaaagctatatattatatttattctcgttttttaaGAGTTCTTAGAAATCTatttaaaccctttttttttaagtcgtttagtaactaGATTTTCCTAAAAAACTTAGTTAGTAgtctaatttatttataagttatatctttataattataatatttttaggaTATCGTTAATATCTccgatctttataatattatattatagttattcttattagttattaatctatattaagaggtatatagtctcttaattaatatatttatagttatagttaactcGGTCTctttctattatttataattaatataagttatttgttttatatttatagtaaattaagtttatttactattcttagtaagatataggttttttatgcgccgctattaataatagcgtttaatccttatttatatagtggtttttctttttagctttataagtataaaaaatcgaccttaataggattacgcttttaaaagaaattatataatatagtatactttttaattatataatacgcgcaatatactctaaatacgcgcttaacgtaatataataattttaatacgaaaactactatataattcgggataagtaagctgccCTTTACGTAGCGGTACTAACtagaaaagttaataatagaggtcggctataataattagctataataatcggctataatagttaaaggcAGCCTTCCTTAAtcatagaggttctaaactttaatagtaacgtagaggtttctaaaaaaagggctaaataggctaatatttattactctttagagctcgtaaagattctttttatccttatcgaTTTTAATATTGcccaaagctactctctatttaaactaaataaatttactaaataaatttactaaatatatttactaaataaatctatttaataaacttattaatatataaactattacctaaatagctagttaaataattagttaagaagttagctagttaaaatactacctcgataagaacctaaagatacttattaataagtctactcctctcgggctaggcgccctctttagctagctcaacgctataactattataattaacgtaagtatacctaaggattaataaagtactttttaataatacggaatttaattaagtaatagtacgaacgccgtaaatagttaagttaatataaatattaagatctaatatattaatattaacttagaaattatattttataaagctagaaatccttttaatataggctatattataagtataaaagaatatataaggggccttctaatttttaataagaaggagtatataatataggatctaattacttatacgggctagtactaagaggttttatatacgttagagtaggtatagctcgccctttAGATAAGCGGGGGAAGGTCgggagttttaattagtaattaggtatagagcgcaatatacttagttttccttaatacgtaatatatagtatagcccCGGCAGATTGCTCTATCGGGGGGtaatccttatttataaatatcgaggttaatttataaatatacgtcgttacgttatttagttatatataagaacttttcttttattttcgCCTTTTatcgttcttttataattagcttttttagttttttattatacgcttcttttattaagtaccttatttacttagttcttattattttctctaggctttagcttttttaatataataaacttagtattaattatatttatagtcttcttattctatatactcgctattaaggtattttataaaaaagctaaggtctaggctaaatattattttattattattattaaagctcaGTAGCGtttagctaagtagttagttttttatataaatatttttagtaagcttattattacgtctttataaataaaagcgactattttatttatatacgaggtactaaaagtatttattatctaagtactctatttaaaataattctttataaaaggggtttttagggttaagtaaagagtaatttttatttatataaggggttattataacttttttatattctttagttttataaaattaaatagtttagttatCCTCGAACggataaatttatttatattatagttcgtcgttatcctttttaaaactagtattatcaacgctaagtagtactttataatcgatCTCTATTTAAGTACGTTCTTAAGTAACGTTACGAGGTTTATtcgaattataaaataatttcattttattaaaataaaaagaactagttcttacttcgatattttcttttttaattctaaaattaattctttttttatttataattttaaagttaaaagttagtttcttaagtacttcgatctTATTTTTACGTACGAGGTccttaagttattttttaactttataaataaactttttattaatatctatccgttatattatataaatagacttagtcggggtcttatttaaattaaattcTTTAGACTTAGTAAGTtgtttttagtttatatagtcttattatactatataaacgaggctatttataattctttttatattaagtcctctttttttaaacttaaggaGCTGTTCCCTTATTCTAGCTAGGAGTCTTTACTTAATGTAttctttaaataagtagagtatatgttttataatagggtctattttagcttttctttctatattctta encodes:
- a CDS encoding phosphoglycerate dehydrogenase, with the protein product MAPSAIEKITSTVSSFASDRLRILVPEKVSSDGLALLKDKYDVDNRAGLSPEELIEAIPNYHALIVRSETKVNADVLAAGRKLRVVARAGVGVDNIDVHAATNQGIIVVNSPSGNIVAAAEHTIALLLATARNVGRADTTMKDGKWERGKLVGVEVGNKTLGIIGLGKVGMKVARMAIGLGMKVKAVDPYASAEIAGQANVELVADLKSLLPIVDFLTIHTPLMASTLDLLKEEEFQQMKKTARVLNVARGGVYNEAALLRALDAGWIAGAGLDVFTAEPPGAESTASQLTRHPKVVATPHLGASTVEAQENVSMDVCTQVAEILRGGLPTAAVNAPLIMPEEYRKLQPFVRLIEKMGGLYTQHFVGSRGGMIGGRKFELIYQGDLAGISNTRPLYAALVKGLVSSISDSGGRDVNIVNASLTAKEKGIIISETHSGEAKNAVYASLVTLRSHGADGEQVIEGYVSGQSIYISKLDRFSATFQPHGTMLVLHNYDEPGKIGGVGMVLGQHGINITFMQVASLDGEERKAEGGNEALMILGVRGEISGKVVDGLQREEGILNVSLVRL